A portion of the Acidobacteriota bacterium genome contains these proteins:
- a CDS encoding YebC/PmpR family DNA-binding transcriptional regulator, with translation MSGHSKWHTIKHKKGALDAKRGKLFTKLIKEITIAARSGGTGDINQNARLRKAVTDAKAGNMPADTIDRAIKRGTGELEGVHYDEITYEGYGPGGVAVMVEVTTDNRNRTVAEIRHAFSKHGGNMGESGSVGWMFNRKGQIIIDSAAKGEDEMMELVLDAGADDFQSGDGSYQILTTPEDFHTVLDNIKAAGLEPLSAEVAMIPQNTISLEGGAASQMMKLYEALDDHDDVQNVYTNFEPDDAAM, from the coding sequence ATGTCAGGGCATAGTAAATGGCATACGATCAAACATAAAAAAGGCGCGCTCGATGCCAAGCGCGGCAAGCTGTTCACCAAACTCATCAAGGAAATCACCATCGCGGCGCGTTCCGGCGGCACCGGTGACATCAACCAGAACGCGCGTTTGCGCAAGGCCGTCACCGATGCCAAAGCCGGCAACATGCCCGCCGATACGATTGACCGCGCCATCAAACGCGGCACCGGCGAATTGGAAGGCGTGCATTACGACGAGATCACCTACGAAGGTTATGGCCCCGGCGGCGTCGCGGTGATGGTCGAAGTCACGACCGACAATCGCAATCGCACGGTCGCGGAAATCCGTCATGCCTTCTCTAAGCACGGCGGCAACATGGGCGAATCAGGCTCGGTCGGTTGGATGTTCAACCGCAAGGGCCAGATCATCATTGACAGCGCGGCAAAGGGCGAAGACGAGATGATGGAATTGGTATTGGACGCCGGAGCGGACGATTTCCAGTCCGGTGACGGCAGCTATCAAATCCTGACCACGCCCGAAGACTTCCACACTGTGCTCGACAACATCAAAGCCGCCGGCCTCGAACCCCTCTCCGCCGAAGTGGCGATGATCCCGCAAAACACCATTAGCCTCGAAGGCGGCGCGGCCAGTCAAATGATGAAACTTTATGAGGCGCTCGACGATCACGACGACGTGCAGAACGTCTACACCAACTTCGAGCCGGATGACGCGGCGATGTAG
- a CDS encoding regulatory protein RecX has translation MLRNRGKNQGNWGAKGERPTTPQATERPPTSPQTPYEKTLARAFRLLAAKARSVAQLRERLLEKAESEVVEQALARLVELGYLNDEEFARSFANSRLSYKPLGRTRLRQDLQRKQLAKPVVEQALETAYTEHSEEALIDRAIEKRLRLKGAPTTREEAKKLFDYLLRRGFSYDLVIRKVRAAGQSDITDEE, from the coding sequence ATGTTGCGCAACCGTGGAAAAAATCAGGGCAACTGGGGCGCAAAAGGTGAGCGCCCGACCACCCCTCAAGCCACCGAACGTCCGCCCACCTCTCCACAAACGCCTTATGAAAAGACTCTCGCCCGCGCTTTTCGGCTGCTGGCGGCCAAAGCGCGCAGCGTCGCCCAGTTGCGCGAGCGGCTGCTGGAAAAGGCCGAATCCGAAGTCGTCGAACAGGCGTTGGCCCGGCTGGTTGAACTTGGGTATTTGAACGATGAAGAGTTCGCCCGCAGCTTTGCCAACTCGCGGTTGAGTTACAAACCGCTGGGCCGCACCCGCTTGCGCCAAGATTTGCAGCGCAAACAGCTTGCCAAACCAGTCGTCGAACAGGCGCTGGAAACGGCTTACACCGAACACAGTGAGGAAGCGTTGATTGATCGCGCCATCGAAAAACGGCTGCGGTTAAAAGGCGCGCCGACCACGCGCGAAGAGGCGAAGAAGCTGTTTGATTATTTGTTACGGCGCGGTTTCAGCTATGACCTGGTCATTCGCAAGGTGCGGGCAGCGGGACAGTCAGATATCACGGATGAGGAGTGA
- a CDS encoding Holliday junction resolvase RecU, which yields MKIKRRGAETGSGFQEAINRVNEAYERLGRACITRKAIPGKYLIERGETRRGLALPSVEFKTAGAQPRLAAAELGRLVKANKAEDWRRFVPESKAEPDYGGVLAPDGRAIFYDAKTTKRDVLDFDNLHAHQVYFLERMAKLGAVAGFLVEFSSHHEIYFLPAQVLARWRDEAERKSLPHLFFSATLTPAPPGKGMLLFDYLGAIAQQEQRYGCDFARLQLVHTSLRPKRKAAVTVPRA from the coding sequence ATGAAAATTAAACGGCGCGGCGCTGAAACCGGCAGCGGGTTTCAGGAAGCGATCAACCGGGTCAACGAAGCATACGAACGGTTGGGCCGCGCCTGTATCACGCGCAAAGCCATTCCGGGCAAATATCTGATCGAGCGCGGCGAGACGCGGCGCGGCTTGGCGTTGCCGAGTGTTGAATTCAAAACCGCTGGCGCACAACCACGACTCGCCGCCGCCGAGTTGGGTCGCTTGGTCAAAGCGAATAAAGCCGAAGATTGGCGGCGTTTCGTGCCTGAATCGAAGGCCGAACCGGATTACGGCGGCGTGCTGGCGCCGGATGGGCGCGCGATTTTTTACGACGCCAAGACGACCAAACGCGACGTGCTGGATTTCGACAACCTGCACGCGCATCAAGTTTACTTTCTCGAACGCATGGCGAAGCTGGGCGCGGTCGCTGGGTTTCTGGTCGAATTCAGCAGCCACCACGAGATTTACTTTCTGCCCGCGCAAGTGCTGGCCCGCTGGCGCGACGAAGCCGAACGCAAAAGTTTGCCCCATCTGTTTTTCAGCGCGACCTTGACGCCTGCTCCGCCTGGCAAAGGGATGTTGCTATTCGATTACCTTGGTGCCATTGCGCAACAGGAACAGCGGTATGGTTGTGATTTCGCGCGGTTGCAATTGGTGCATACGAGTTTGCGACCGAAGCGCAAGGCTGCGGTGACGGTACCGCGCGCGTGA